The window ACATATATTTAGTTTGTCACTACATCTGACTGGcagaattttgtaaattaaTGAATGGAAATGGCTTGTTTTATCCTTTCCTATGAAAAAAAACATCCTTTATTTCATTcccagtgctggaaataatttttctttattcacaggacataCGTCCTTTGAAATCTtcattttggtcggacatttgacaaattggaccggacataatatattgactgacaacaccttgaagaagataactcaagatgtgctggtgagatgttcggtCATTGTGTCcaatcataatgtgaaattggccggacattttcaaaatttggccgGACAATGTACAATGACcaactgttatttccagcactgcatTCCTGTCTAGGCTTTACATTATGTAAAAATACCGAGGGTGTAAAGTGtaggttagggttgcaggtcaatGTTTTatcataactgaaacaacccaagcCTTTACAAACATGTTAACCCAAGtcttaaacattattttttaggcctaatgttagcactggtaaaggtttgggttgtttcagctatggtgaaacaatgatcTGTAAcgtgcagtttacaccctccagtAAAAATATCAGAATTGGTTTGATCAGGCACTTTTATGTGTTTTGACCTAAGAAAGAGCATCTAATTTTTGCAGGCTGTAAAGACGGATCAGATGGGGTAACTGGAATAAATCCTGTTTTCTACCATGAAAAGTTGGTCCATTGCAACTTAAGCACTTGCAAGCAAGCCTGAAAATATCCAAAGTTGAATgtgatttgaacccacaactGTGCGATTGCGCTCCCTTGCTCTACCAAGTTTTCATTGTCttttttggaggaaaaaatAGTTAGGAATAGATGGCATCCAACAGCATGCCTCAAGGActgatttccatttttttcttatgtCATATTCATGTTTATTGTAGATGGTATCCCTGATCAAGCAATTTGGAGTATGAGTGGGGAGGTCTAGAAGGTTGTATGGCAGACAGCCTATTTATAAATAGCTAGTGGCAAATAGACCAAAGGTAAGAAATGGTATCAGAACTCTTCTTAAGTGCTTGTTGTGTATAGGAATAGCAGTGAAGTACCGGTATTATCATGAGAAATATACCGGTATTGATGATAGGAAAATTCTATTGTTTTCCAATTTTGTCTAAGTGCGAGTTTAGTTTGTAAAACCTGGTGTCTTGGTGTAGAGGAATTTCTACTCACATCATAAAAACTTCTTAGACAGGTTATCTGAAGATGGCTTAGTGCCATATACTTTTAAAAATCTTGTAGCCTTGTTAATATTAGTCTTGTTAAACTCCAGCGAATACTACGGACAGTTTATCTTTAATTGAAGATCATTTTCTGTGACCAAACATGTTTCATTCAAGTCTGGAACTCAAGATGGTGGGCAGTGGTTGTCATATTTGTTACTTGCATCCCTCAATGACTTTTACAAAGTGTGTttctttaaattaaaataattaaaaaagatCAGCTTCAGGCATGCTCAAGTGAACTGGACTTCAAGTTCTTAATATTTGTAGCCATAAAAGCCACTGATAAGCTTATTGTTTGCAATTTACAATttgataaataaaattattactaATAAAGGGATACTATTTGGTTACCTAAAATAACCTTGGGGTTAAACGTGTAAGGCAGCCAAGTGCTATGTAATTTTGTACAAGATTTCATTGGCCTGAAGAGCCCAGGGCTAtgaggagtggtcaattaagtgtgTATTGCATTGTGTTAGGTCAAGTATGTAACAGACAAACACAAAGGTAGTTCTAAAGATACAAGGAAAAAACTAATTGTGCAATTTCTGGTAGACTACATAAGTCTAATAATCCTTAGTATACAGTCTCATAGTGATGcttcattttccttttgaacAAAGATAATGAAGATGTTGCTCTTTTGGCGATCAGTGTTCATAATTTTATAAAATGCTAAAAAGGGgcttaaaactgatctaaaattaaaaaggtttcccaaattttcgaaccgtatctctggttcttcttcgggggacaatgaatctaaaattcaaaaatcactGCTTCTTATTTTGGCTCCCAAGAGATCTTAACAGCAGCACATATGCCCTTGGGAACTCCATTCTTTGGAGTTTCCATTCTTTGTCTTTTAATATCAATAATTACAATTGGGGACActctaaactgaaattaacaattaacgcaaatcaagtcaaatgttggttttttgaggcgAGGTGAAACTGGAGtccccggagaaaacctctcggtgcagcgcagagaaccaacaaactcaacccacatatgacgccgagtctgggaatcaaacccaggccacattggtgggaggcgagtgctccgACCACAgtacgccatccctgcacctctCAAAGAAAAGCAGTTGTTAATGGGTGATTGTGTTTATAGTATCAAGAGATTTGAACAATATTGTTGACTAGAGTTGCCATCAAAACTAGAGAAAGTCGTAATttgcattgtttgtttttgaaaaaagaaagagattCATTCAGACAGAAAATTCTGTCGCAGGGGTGTGGAGCTTCCTttacgcaaatacgcacgtgcgtacttgagaATTTGGTAGGAGATTTTGTGTGATAAGTAAAAGCTCTCCGAGGCCCCCAAACAGTGTCCAGTTCCTGGTTATTTTTGAAGGAAAGGTtgtgatgatgatgttataacagagtttgcgacgTCTTTCCCTTTGGTTGTAAACcccctgtttgtgttgtagcttgctgaAAACTCTACAGATGGGTAAAAAAAATCAACTAAtactgcattttccttcgcatttatttactCAAATGTCCTTCGAAATAGTCAGAAATAGAATTTGCGAGACCCTAAATTTCAGACCCCCCTAGCATGGAGCGCCTTTGGCGCTCCAAACGTTCTTGGTGTGCGTaaaccttcaaaatctcacgcaACGCCGCTGTTCAAAAAAGTGTATTATTACACATGaggcaggcgtagctcagttgcttagtgcgcggctttcggaggaagaggtccccagttcgatcttcggtgacttcaacatcctctgatccgtgtagctatggatttaaatacccgtaaaatggagcactgacagagggaatgaggtaaagggcgcaccgtcggttTCCATTGATACTAGCCttgtagctgaaggaactaccgacgttaaataaagtgactttactaTTTACCTCAGATAGTGAGAGCACCCCGATTGGCCAATTTAGCAGGTCGTATCCTACAGTAGGGCAAGCCAGATTTAAGATTTAAACGCCCCGCGCCGTTTTATTCTCCGTAATCTCTCTTGCCAATAAATGACAGTCTGTGGTCCCTTTCTTCGCCAACGCAACAGGGACTGAAGCTCCAAAAATTTAGTTGAAAACTTTGTTTCAAATTGGCACGGTCTACCCTTGCGGAAAATCAATGAGCGCTTCTCTTTTCTTTCAGGAAAATTCCgtatttttttgtgtttatcaGTCTTACAAGAGAATTGTCTGTTCGACGTTTGCCTCTTGTTTGATCTTTTTTCTACGAGGAAAGAGATGACAAAATTAGAATTACACTCTAACAATAATGTTAGGTGGGtttgatgaccactacactatcagagcaaccatgctggctacatagCTAATCTCGATAGCGAATGGGAATTTACGTGGTTATCCCGTGGTGATCCCATTCGGTATCAAGATTAGCCATGtggccagcatggttgctctgatattgtagtggtgatcacacccaaccggtaatcagggggacgtgggttcaagtcccgctcagggcataaaaaagtttttctcccaatgaaaatgtcatccaggggttgtccgtccttggtcccttcACTAACTTTTCACCGagacttggactgtgaatccatttgtgatcctcctgcgggcagagatgcgctgttggcccGAGAGACCCTCTTAACTTATATATGTAAGATCTCATGTGTATATATTCTAACAAATATAAGATAATAGTTGACGAATTTGAATCCTTCATTTGATTGTTCCTTTTAGATTCTTAGAATGCCTTGAGTACTATTTGAGGAGTTTAGTGAAAACCAAACTAAACTCACAATTTACCGAGCGTAGAGCCATCGTGAAGAATTCAAAATAGGATTCTTGAGTGTTTTCAGTTTCCATCAACGCACCAATTGTTTACCCACATTTTAAAAGGCGATAGAGTATAGAGTTGACAAGTAGCCTCATTTCCCTTGTATATGGGTGAATAAAATAGCTTCCAACTAACAAAGGTCAATTAATATACCTTGTAAACCTCAAATAgtagtaaaaaaaaaccttttaagAGTAATAAAATAAACCCTCTAACCTTTTGCAGTAAAAGAATACACCCATTAGCAGAGAAGCAACAACAATGATTGTCACGACAGAGGCAGTAACAGCCACAACGTTAATTCCTGCAGAAAATATTGATAATGTATAAATAACCATTGATAAATGGTAAGGTGATAGATAATATAAGCGGGAAATTTTAGTATGTGTTTTCCATGGCATGTCGTGGGCTACTAATACATTCCCCGCGAATATTAGTTGGACCTAACatgtgaaataaatgtatgGTGAAGTAAATTACAGAATAGTCATGATCCGTAATTTAGATACTAATTGGAGTAACATTGGACTTTTATCGGAATTTACAAGAATATATACACTGCGTATGTATGTACATACGTGTATGTCAACTGAGTAAAAGGAAATGTAAAGAGGTCAGGATTAGCTTTGCAAAGGATGGGCCACCTTAAGCATGGTAGCCCGGTTTTTCACCGTGCACTAAAAAGTTACCTAAGTGAAGACGTGCTTTGCGGATCATTTACCCCGAACTATCATATGCTAAGGCTCTAGAGCTGTCCGGTGTTCGAACACTGCCGTTTGATAGAAGACCTGAGGCAATTACAGCAaagttttttaatgaaatatgTGTTAATCAATTTCACAGCCTCCAAGTAAATGTGAGCCCAACTTGAAACACTCTCTGAGGAAACAGAAAACGTTTGTCCGTCCGAAATGCAAAAATAGTATCCTTTAAACTAGTTATTGAAAATCGCTTGTCGAAGTTAAAAGCAAAGTTCAGCTAAGCCTTTTACCGGAGTTTTTGGCTTCATCAAATTTGAGTTTTCCTGAACGAACACCTGTCAGTGTTGAATGTTTTCATATGAATGGTGCAATAGCCCTTCAAGGAAAGTACTCTTttacgtaataataataataataataataatttatttacttataacgcgcaagtatcaatttacattttcacctgCGCGGACAAATGCGGTGCCAAACAAGTGAACTTGGCTCTTCGCATTCGTCGTTCGCTGAGATTTCGTTAACTCTTCACCGAACTGTCAATCTAAATGGTCGCAGTCCTAGTCAAAGTATATAATATTAAGCTTCCTGTTGCAAAGAGCAAAAAAAGTCCATCGTAAACTGAAGACAGGCTTATATTTACTTGATTTCTACCTTGCTTTGATGACGCTTTAACTGTTTCATTCGACGGATGACGCAATATCAGAGACTTGCCCGTCTTGTTACCAACAGACACAGATGTTGCTGGTGCTGATGATGTCACATCCAGTGTTTGTAAGGTGCCAATGGTAACGGAAGCTGATGAAGTCCCTTCCTGCGTTTGTGAGGTCACACGTCGTCTGGGCCTTGTTGTAACAACACTTGATAGTCCTTTTTCCGGTGCTTGTGCAGTTTCACTGGGAgcttattttgaaagaaaatgccTTGAGTTTAATAGAATATCAAACATCGTGTTCGTTGAAAGTTGGTAAGGGTGATACCCTGCTTAGGCACTTGTTAGTTCGCCTTGAACAgattgtttaattaaaattgGGATCAGTGTGCTCGGGGGATTAAATtccattagtatcacccaattagtggactaatgcaaatcctgcattttgattggctacgctactagagagttagggttagggttagtgttagggtttagacccttcgccctcaagggccacggctCAATAGCctattcggcttcgcctcatgggctattgacccctaacccgcaagggctacgggtctaataattgttaattggcCCGACAACGGCAATGTCTATTCCCTGTTTCTCACGGTTTTTGCTTTCTCAGCTGAAGAAAAGATTAATCCTAAAACGACTTACTGTGTTGGCgatattactactactactctgACCAACACTGCCATTAGCCTAAACTGCCACAGCCACTGATAATGATAAGGATggtaacgatgatgatgatgaataaaATAAGGCTTTAACTAAAATTAATACAATActagcaaaataaaaaaattaaagactgGTTAAACTTAATTATTAAATGATGACTACAAAACCAGAGACACTCGGCAATATAAGTGGATTGCTTGTTTCAGCAGTTATCAGTATTCCGATAAAAAAAACGATTGCCAGACTGAAAACAAAGACACGTCTAACAAATGTTACCTGAGGGCTTTGCAAGCTACATTAATcagaaaactaaagaaaaagaaagaacacgtACGCGAATGGTCAACAGTGGAGTATGAAGCATTGAAGCCGTTGTAAGAATCTTTCTTGTCTGATTTGAAGAGTAAAAACAAGCTGTTTGACGAAGAGTATATCCCTTTATCAGGAGGTGTATGGCCTCCGTAAAAAACTCCCAACAGCTCGGATGAAGTATCCTTTCCATCATAAATATATAACTCGTCCGTGTGTTTctctttttgaaaactgaaggCTATAAACTCGAGGTGGATTTGTTTGGATTGATTAACCATGATCCTCCAGGAACAGTATTGTCCATATGGGTATTTTCTAGGATGGTTGGGTGAGTGGAATCTACCACGGGATGTGGTTAATGTCTCGTTGCATCCtgcaaaaatgaagaaaaagcaaaaagaaccCAGATCATTCTTAAACTAGAAGTGATGACTGCCATTTTAGCCAGAGTTAATGCCGCCGTTGTAATAAAGGTGATAAACCTTAGTCGTCACGACTATTTATATACCTTGTTAAAAGTTAAGACAAGCATACTATTTTGCAAAGAGCAGGGTAAGAATTATTTTAGGTTGCTTCATTTATTATCACAGATCGGTAAATCATGGAGTAAATGTGGGGATACGTTTGTATAGTTCGTCTGGAAGTTTCGTTCGTCTTGTACTCGTCTTTATGACAGACAAGTGTACaaaaaatgttttccaaaattcTTCCCGAACGAATAATGCATCTCTACGAAAGGTG of the Montipora foliosa isolate CH-2021 chromosome 14, ASM3666993v2, whole genome shotgun sequence genome contains:
- the LOC137985209 gene encoding uncharacterized protein, producing MMLRRQGLIPLYICYIMESSAILWPAGRYGLPKPTVGCPLGDGFQWKTGWRLQDTNNHEDRDKSNNSRSTQFHLDGRVNKIIVNRSFCMKEDIKGDKDRPKWPQGKYCIYKGKKRCPDGLRKGNVFWTDDEASLWNSNCANGSLPDGQYWTFTLIRFCCQTEGNKTVPIFLPTKSPFFLLTFESAQCQMVKWAVASLEWIYYHTSDWKNQDKSQGAYPYNAEKHHPTIYFCYYQGCNETLTTSRGRFHSPNHPRKYPYGQYCSWRIMVNQSKQIHLEFIAFSFQKEKHTDELYIYDGKDTSSELLGVFYGGHTPPDKGIYSSSNSLFLLFKSDKKDSYNGFNASYSTVDHSPPSETAQAPEKGLSSVVTTRPRRRVTSQTQEGTSSASVTIGTLQTLDVTSSAPATSVSVGNKTGKSLILRHPSNETVKASSKQGINVVAVTASVVTIIVVASLLMGVFFYCKRKKIKQEANVEQTILL